One part of the Segnochrobactrum spirostomi genome encodes these proteins:
- a CDS encoding S9 family peptidase — protein MTERPDPTASATAVRPPRAEPRPVTLEQHGDSRVDDYAWLRSAEWRAVMRDPSVLEPEIRSYLEAENAYAAAVLGPLDGLKAALVAELRGRIREDDSSVPAPDGLYSYATRYRLGGEHPLIVRTPRDGGVEEVLLDGDALSQGKAYFRLAGADHAPDHARLAYAVDETGGEVFRIHVRDLATGAELADIIDETAGSFLWETPTSLLYVRLDAEHRPASVHRHRLGTPVESDELVYREADPGFFVSVGQTQSRRFVTVDVHDHETSETLILDTEAPNAGLVLVAPRKTGEIYSLDHGGGDRFVILTNADDAEDFKIVTAPVASPGRETWTDLVPHVRGRLILSHTTYAGHLTRLERENGLPRIVIRRLEDGAEHAIAFDEEAYSLGMVDGYECDTRTLRFSYSSMTTPARVYDYDMETRERVLRKEQEVPSGHDPALYVTRRLYATAPDGETVPISVLHHRDTPLDGSAPCLLYGYGAYGIAIPASFSTNALSLVDRGFVYAIAHIRGGKDKGFHWYADGRRERKVNTFTDFIAAGEHLARTGFTARGRIVAQGGSAGGMLMGAVANMAPDLFAAIVAEVPFVDVLNTMLDETLPLTPPEWPEWGNPIADVEAYRRIKAYSPYDNVAAQNYPAMLVLAGLTDPRVTYWEPAKWVARLRATKTDTNPLVFRTNMDAGHGGAGGRFERLDEIAFVQSFALWIAGRAGL, from the coding sequence ATGACCGAACGCCCCGATCCGACCGCCTCCGCCACCGCCGTCCGGCCGCCCCGGGCTGAGCCGCGCCCCGTCACGCTCGAGCAGCACGGCGACAGCCGCGTCGACGATTATGCGTGGCTGCGCAGCGCCGAGTGGCGGGCGGTGATGCGTGACCCCTCCGTCCTCGAACCGGAGATCCGGTCCTATCTCGAGGCGGAGAACGCTTACGCGGCGGCTGTCCTCGGGCCGCTCGACGGGCTCAAGGCGGCCCTCGTCGCCGAGCTGCGCGGGCGGATCCGGGAAGACGATTCGTCGGTGCCGGCGCCCGACGGTCTCTATTCCTACGCCACGCGCTATCGGCTCGGCGGCGAGCATCCGCTGATCGTGCGCACGCCGCGCGATGGCGGGGTCGAAGAGGTGCTGCTCGACGGCGATGCGCTGTCGCAGGGCAAGGCCTATTTCCGCCTCGCCGGTGCCGATCACGCCCCCGACCATGCCCGCCTCGCTTATGCCGTCGACGAGACGGGCGGCGAGGTCTTCCGCATCCATGTGCGCGATCTCGCGACCGGGGCGGAGCTCGCCGACATCATCGACGAAACGGCCGGCAGCTTCCTGTGGGAGACGCCGACGAGCCTCCTCTATGTTCGCCTCGATGCCGAGCATCGGCCGGCCTCGGTGCATCGCCACCGGCTCGGCACGCCCGTCGAGAGCGACGAGCTCGTCTATCGCGAGGCCGATCCCGGCTTCTTCGTCTCGGTCGGGCAGACCCAGTCGCGCCGCTTCGTCACCGTGGACGTCCACGACCACGAGACTTCCGAGACGCTGATCCTCGACACCGAGGCGCCGAACGCCGGGCTCGTGCTGGTGGCGCCGCGCAAGACGGGCGAGATCTATTCCCTCGACCACGGCGGCGGTGACCGGTTCGTCATCCTGACCAACGCCGACGACGCCGAGGACTTCAAGATCGTCACCGCCCCGGTCGCCTCGCCGGGCCGCGAGACGTGGACCGATCTCGTGCCGCACGTCCGCGGCCGGCTGATCCTGAGCCACACCACCTATGCCGGCCATCTCACCCGGCTGGAGCGGGAGAACGGCCTGCCGCGCATCGTCATCCGCCGCCTCGAGGACGGGGCCGAGCATGCCATCGCCTTCGACGAGGAGGCCTATTCGCTCGGCATGGTCGACGGCTACGAGTGCGACACCCGCACCTTGCGCTTCTCCTATTCGTCGATGACGACGCCGGCCCGCGTCTACGATTACGACATGGAGACGCGCGAGCGGGTGCTGCGCAAGGAGCAGGAGGTGCCGTCGGGGCACGATCCGGCGCTCTACGTGACGCGCCGGCTCTATGCGACCGCGCCGGACGGCGAGACGGTGCCGATCTCGGTGCTACACCACCGCGACACGCCGCTCGACGGCTCCGCCCCCTGCCTGCTCTACGGCTACGGGGCCTACGGCATCGCGATCCCGGCCTCGTTCTCGACCAACGCCCTGTCGTTGGTCGACCGCGGCTTCGTCTATGCCATCGCCCACATCCGCGGCGGCAAGGACAAGGGCTTCCACTGGTATGCGGACGGCCGCCGCGAGCGCAAGGTGAACACCTTCACCGACTTCATCGCGGCGGGCGAGCACCTCGCCCGCACGGGCTTCACCGCCCGCGGCCGAATCGTGGCCCAGGGCGGCTCGGCCGGTGGCATGCTGATGGGCGCCGTCGCCAACATGGCGCCGGACCTCTTCGCCGCGATCGTCGCCGAGGTGCCGTTCGTCGACGTGCTCAACACCATGCTCGACGAGACGCTGCCGCTCACCCCGCCGGAATGGCCCGAATGGGGCAACCCGATCGCCGATGTCGAGGCCTATCGCCGGATCAAGGCCTATTCGCCCTACGACAACGTCGCGGCGCAGAATTATCCGGCGATGCTGGTGCTCGCCGGCCTGACCGATCCGCGCGTCACCTATTGGGAGCCGGCGAAGTGGGTGGCGCGACTGCGGGCCACCAAGACCGATACGAACCCGCTCGTCTTCCGCACCAACATGGACGCGGGGCACGGCGGCGCGGGCGGGCGCTTCGAACGGCTCGACGAGATCGCCTTCGTGCAATCCTTCGCGCTCTGGATCGCGGGGCGCGCCGGCCTCTGA
- a CDS encoding haloacid dehalogenase type II, with protein sequence MPTSVYVFDAYGTLFDVHAAVRRHAAAVGEDADRLSDLWRRKQLEYSWILSLMGRYRDFWRLTEDALDYAFAAVPSADPALRDALLDAYRTLDVYPEVYEVLTSLKATGARLAILSNGSPKMLASAVSNARLDGVLDEVISVDAVGRYKTAPEVYDLVTTAFRVYPEAVSFQSSNRWDVAGATAYGFRTVWVNRTGQPDEYFDLPATAVLPDLEGLPALD encoded by the coding sequence ATGCCCACATCCGTCTATGTGTTCGACGCCTACGGCACGCTGTTCGACGTCCATGCGGCGGTGCGCCGTCATGCGGCCGCGGTCGGGGAGGACGCCGACCGGCTGTCCGATCTGTGGCGCCGCAAGCAGCTCGAATATTCTTGGATTCTCAGCCTGATGGGCCGCTACCGGGATTTCTGGCGGCTCACCGAGGACGCGCTCGATTATGCCTTCGCCGCGGTTCCGAGCGCCGACCCCGCCTTGCGCGACGCCCTCCTCGACGCCTACCGCACCCTTGACGTCTATCCGGAAGTCTACGAGGTGCTGACGAGCCTCAAGGCGACCGGCGCCCGCCTCGCGATTCTCTCGAACGGCTCCCCGAAGATGCTCGCGAGCGCCGTCTCGAATGCCCGCCTCGACGGCGTGCTTGACGAGGTCATCTCGGTCGATGCCGTGGGCCGCTACAAGACGGCGCCGGAGGTCTACGATCTCGTCACCACGGCGTTCCGGGTCTATCCGGAGGCGGTGTCGTTCCAGTCGTCGAACCGCTGGGACGTCGCCGGTGCGACCGCCTACGGCTTCCGCACCGTCTGGGTGAACCGCACCGGCCAGCCCGACGAATATTTTGATCTGCCCGCCACCGCCGTGCTCCCCGACCTGGAGGGTTTGCCGGCTTTGGATTAG
- the lgt gene encoding prolipoprotein diacylglyceryl transferase: MLFVLPFPAIDPVLVEIGPFAIRWYALAYVAGILLGWHYMKRLVRDDALWGGVARPKPVDVDDFVLWATLGIIVGGRAGYVLFYNLDYFLQNPGEIPVLWRGGMSFHGGLLGTILAMVLFARSRGLRLFTLFDLAAAAAPIGLFFGRIANFINGELWGRPADVPWAMVFPHAGPEPRHPSQLYEAGLEGIVLFLVLRLLTYRRKELQRPGFVAGTFALGYGLARIVSEFFRMPDVQIGFLAGGLTMGMLLSLPMVIAGLALMIYSARKGRLPPDPAGTAP, translated from the coding sequence ATGCTGTTCGTGCTCCCGTTCCCGGCGATCGATCCGGTGCTCGTCGAGATCGGCCCGTTCGCGATCCGCTGGTACGCGCTCGCTTATGTCGCCGGCATCCTGCTCGGCTGGCATTATATGAAGCGCCTCGTGCGCGACGACGCCTTGTGGGGCGGCGTCGCGCGGCCGAAGCCGGTCGACGTCGACGACTTCGTGCTGTGGGCGACGCTCGGCATCATCGTCGGCGGCCGCGCCGGCTACGTGCTGTTCTACAATCTCGATTATTTCCTTCAGAACCCCGGCGAGATCCCGGTCTTGTGGCGCGGCGGCATGTCGTTCCACGGCGGCCTGCTCGGCACCATCCTGGCGATGGTGCTGTTCGCCCGGTCGCGGGGCCTGCGCCTCTTCACCCTATTCGATCTCGCCGCGGCGGCGGCGCCGATCGGCCTTTTCTTCGGACGCATCGCGAACTTCATCAACGGCGAGCTCTGGGGCCGGCCGGCCGACGTGCCGTGGGCGATGGTCTTCCCCCATGCCGGGCCGGAACCGCGCCATCCGAGCCAGCTCTACGAGGCGGGTCTCGAGGGCATCGTGCTGTTCCTCGTGCTGCGCCTCCTCACCTACCGGCGGAAGGAGTTGCAGCGGCCGGGCTTCGTCGCCGGCACCTTCGCGCTCGGCTACGGGCTCGCCCGCATCGTCTCGGAATTCTTCCGCATGCCAGACGTGCAGATCGGCTTCCTCGCCGGCGGCCTGACGATGGGCATGCTCTTGTCGCTGCCGATGGTGATCGCAGGCCTCGCGCTGATGATCTATTCCGCCCGCAAGGGCCGCCTGCCGCCGGACCCGGCCGGCACCGCCCCGTGA
- a CDS encoding argininosuccinate synthase, whose translation MSGDVKKVVLAYSGGLDTSIILKWLQTTYGCEVVAFTADLGQGEELEPARKKAELLGCREIFVEDLREEFVRDFVFPMMRANALYEGVYLLGTSIARPLIAKRQIEIARATGADAVAHGATGKGNDQVRFELSYYALEPEIRVIAPWREWTFKSRTDLIDFAEKNQIPVAKDKRGEAPFSVDANLLHSSSEGKVLEDPAEEPPAYVFQRTLSPEEAPDQATVIEIGFEHGDAVSIDGVRLSPATLLAKLNELGKANGIGRLDLVENRFVGMKSRGVYETPGGTILHVAHRAMESITLDRGAAHLKDELMPRYAELIYNGFWFSPEREMLQALIDKSQGAVTGGVRLKLYKGNVIVIGRESPNSLYSTKIVTFEDDAGAYDQKDAQGFIKLNALRLRLLAARNKGLDR comes from the coding sequence GTGAGCGGCGACGTCAAGAAGGTCGTGCTTGCCTATTCGGGCGGCCTCGACACCTCGATCATCCTCAAGTGGCTTCAGACGACCTACGGCTGCGAGGTGGTGGCGTTCACCGCCGACCTCGGCCAGGGCGAAGAGCTGGAGCCGGCGCGCAAGAAGGCCGAATTGCTCGGCTGCCGCGAGATCTTCGTCGAGGATCTGCGCGAGGAATTCGTCCGCGATTTCGTCTTCCCGATGATGCGCGCCAACGCGCTCTACGAGGGCGTCTATCTGCTCGGCACCTCGATCGCGCGGCCGCTGATCGCCAAGCGTCAGATCGAGATCGCCCGGGCAACCGGCGCCGATGCCGTCGCCCACGGCGCGACCGGCAAGGGCAACGACCAGGTCCGCTTCGAGCTCTCCTATTATGCGCTCGAGCCGGAGATCCGGGTGATCGCCCCGTGGCGCGAGTGGACCTTCAAGTCGCGCACCGACCTCATCGACTTCGCCGAGAAGAACCAGATCCCCGTCGCCAAGGACAAGCGCGGCGAGGCGCCGTTCTCGGTCGACGCGAATCTGCTGCACTCCTCGTCCGAGGGCAAGGTGCTCGAGGACCCGGCGGAGGAGCCGCCGGCCTACGTCTTCCAGCGCACCTTGTCGCCGGAAGAGGCGCCGGATCAGGCGACCGTGATCGAGATCGGCTTCGAGCATGGCGACGCGGTGTCGATCGACGGCGTCCGCCTGTCGCCGGCGACGCTGCTCGCCAAGCTCAACGAGCTCGGCAAGGCGAACGGCATCGGCCGCCTCGACCTCGTCGAGAACCGCTTCGTCGGCATGAAGTCGCGCGGCGTCTACGAGACGCCCGGCGGCACCATCCTGCACGTCGCCCACCGGGCGATGGAATCGATCACCCTCGATCGCGGGGCGGCGCACCTGAAGGATGAGCTGATGCCGCGTTATGCGGAGCTCATCTACAACGGCTTCTGGTTCTCGCCGGAGCGCGAGATGCTCCAGGCGCTGATCGACAAGAGTCAGGGCGCGGTGACCGGCGGGGTCCGCCTCAAGCTCTACAAGGGCAATGTCATCGTGATCGGCCGCGAGAGCCCGAACTCGCTCTATTCGACCAAGATCGTGACGTTCGAGGACGACGCCGGCGCCTACGACCAGAAGGACGCCCAGGGCTTCATCAAGCTCAACGCGCTGCGGCTGCGCCTGCTCGCCGCCCGCAACAAGGGGCTCGACCGCTAA
- the msrB gene encoding peptide-methionine (R)-S-oxide reductase MsrB, with amino-acid sequence MSETKAPDKIRKSDDEWATELTPDQFRVTRRHGTERAFTGPYLDEKRTGTYACVCCGAPLFRSETKYESGSGWPSFFSPAEDGAIAERTDTSFGMVRTEILCARCDAHVGHVFPDGPRPTGLRYCTNGVALKLEPDDQ; translated from the coding sequence ATGTCCGAGACGAAAGCCCCCGACAAGATCCGCAAGAGCGACGACGAATGGGCGACCGAGCTCACCCCCGACCAATTCCGGGTGACGCGCCGGCACGGCACCGAGCGCGCCTTCACCGGCCCCTATCTCGACGAGAAGCGCACCGGCACCTATGCCTGCGTGTGCTGCGGTGCGCCGCTGTTCCGCTCCGAGACGAAATATGAATCGGGCTCGGGCTGGCCGAGCTTCTTCTCCCCCGCCGAGGACGGCGCCATCGCCGAGCGCACCGACACCTCGTTCGGCATGGTCCGCACCGAGATCCTGTGCGCCCGCTGCGACGCCCATGTCGGCCACGTCTTCCCCGACGGCCCGCGCCCGACCGGCCTGCGCTATTGCACCAACGGCGTCGCCCTCAAGCTCGAACCGGACGATCAATGA
- the rpmF gene encoding 50S ribosomal protein L32, translating into MAVPKRKTSPSKRGMRRSADALKAPTYVEDKDSGELRRPHHVDLKTGMYRGRQILEVKSEG; encoded by the coding sequence ATGGCTGTTCCGAAACGAAAGACCTCGCCGTCGAAGCGCGGCATGCGCCGCTCGGCCGACGCGCTGAAGGCCCCGACCTATGTCGAAGACAAGGACTCGGGCGAACTGCGCCGTCCGCACCACGTCGATCTGAAGACCGGCATGTATCGCGGTCGCCAGATCCTCGAGGTCAAGAGCGAAGGCTGA
- a CDS encoding class I SAM-dependent methyltransferase: MSGERAGEGRLARRIADLILANGPITIADYMALALGDPDDGYYITRDPLGRAGDFVTAPEISQMFGEIVGIWLVEAWRALGAPLPVRLVELGPGRGTLMADILRVIARLAPSLAAGLDLHLVETSPALRARQAAVLASSGITPSWHSAFAEVPAGPMLLVANEFFDALPIRQFVQADGTWRERVVGLDDDGRLAFGLGPGALVGDAPARLLREAEPGAVLEVSPASTAVMNAIAERIAREGGAALAIDYGHAETALGDTFQAVKAHAFADPLAEPGSADLTAHVDFGALARAARAAGAGVLGPITQGDFLLAMGLLERAGRLGAPLDEAGREAIRAAVERLAGPQQMGTLFKVMAVVPTPIGVAPFPG; encoded by the coding sequence GTGAGCGGCGAGCGCGCCGGCGAAGGCCGCCTCGCCCGGCGGATCGCCGATCTCATCCTGGCGAACGGCCCGATCACGATCGCCGATTATATGGCGCTCGCGCTCGGCGACCCGGACGACGGCTATTACATCACCCGCGATCCGCTGGGACGCGCCGGCGATTTCGTCACCGCGCCGGAGATCTCCCAGATGTTCGGCGAGATCGTCGGCATCTGGCTCGTCGAGGCGTGGCGCGCCCTCGGCGCGCCCCTCCCCGTCCGCCTCGTCGAGCTCGGCCCCGGCCGCGGCACGCTGATGGCGGATATCCTGCGCGTGATCGCCCGCCTCGCGCCGTCGCTCGCCGCCGGGCTCGACCTCCATCTCGTCGAGACGAGCCCGGCGCTGCGGGCGCGGCAGGCCGCGGTGCTCGCCAGTTCGGGAATTACCCCATCCTGGCATTCGGCGTTCGCCGAGGTGCCGGCGGGGCCGATGCTCCTCGTCGCCAACGAATTCTTCGACGCTTTGCCGATCCGCCAGTTCGTCCAGGCCGACGGGACGTGGCGCGAGCGGGTCGTCGGCCTCGACGACGACGGCCGCCTCGCCTTCGGCCTCGGCCCCGGTGCCCTCGTCGGCGACGCCCCCGCCCGGCTCCTGCGCGAGGCAGAGCCCGGCGCCGTGCTCGAAGTGTCGCCGGCCTCGACCGCGGTCATGAATGCCATCGCCGAGCGCATCGCGCGCGAGGGCGGTGCGGCGCTTGCCATCGATTACGGCCACGCCGAGACGGCCCTCGGCGACACCTTCCAGGCGGTCAAGGCCCACGCCTTCGCCGATCCCCTCGCCGAGCCGGGCAGCGCAGACCTGACGGCGCATGTCGATTTCGGCGCCCTCGCCCGGGCCGCGCGCGCCGCCGGGGCCGGCGTGCTCGGGCCGATCACCCAGGGCGATTTCCTGCTCGCGATGGGGCTGCTGGAACGCGCCGGCCGGCTCGGCGCGCCCCTCGACGAAGCCGGCCGCGAGGCGATCCGCGCCGCCGTCGAGCGCCTCGCCGGGCCGCAGCAGATGGGAACGCTGTTCAAGGTGATGGCGGTCGTGCCGACGCCGATCGGTGTCGCGCCGTTCCCGGGCTGA
- a CDS encoding AMP nucleosidase has product MNVEAQRPSDRFLSGAESFLDPEAALVRVQSLYASEVERLRARFKAFSEGVDPPSRIRAFYPAVSFTTHSFARVDTRLSYGFVSSPGHYVTTVTRPDLFGPYLLEQFSQLIRNHGRPIEVGLGTVPIPVHFAFPDGIHLEAALDPERLRNLREVFDVPDLELMDDSIVNGTHELKSGEPRPLALFTAPRVDYSLHRLRHYTGTSPEHFQNYVIFTNYQFYIDQFVLHAQEMMADPNSGYEAFVEPGNRVTTNVRAGGGIEGEAVQRLPQMPAYHLKRANSSGITMVNIGVGPSNAKTITDHVAVLRPHAWLMLGHCAGLRNTQKLGDYVLAHGYVREDHVLDADLPVWIPVPPLAEVQVALEQAVGEVTGLDGWELKSVMRTGTVATIDNRNWELRDHREPVQRFSQSRAIALDMESATIAANGFRFRVPYGTLLCVSDKPLHGEIKLPGMADAFYRSQVDQHLQIGILAMEKLRALGLERLHSRKLRSFTEVGFQ; this is encoded by the coding sequence ATGAATGTCGAAGCGCAGCGCCCGTCGGACCGTTTTCTCAGCGGAGCGGAGAGTTTCCTCGATCCCGAAGCCGCTCTCGTCCGCGTCCAGTCACTCTATGCGAGCGAGGTGGAGCGGCTCCGGGCGCGCTTCAAGGCCTTCTCCGAGGGCGTCGATCCGCCGTCGCGCATCCGCGCCTTCTACCCGGCGGTCTCCTTCACGACCCATTCCTTCGCCCGGGTCGATACCCGCCTCTCCTACGGCTTCGTTTCCTCGCCCGGCCATTATGTGACGACCGTCACGCGGCCGGATCTGTTCGGTCCCTATCTCCTCGAGCAGTTCAGCCAGCTCATCCGCAATCACGGCCGGCCGATCGAGGTCGGGCTCGGCACCGTGCCGATCCCGGTCCACTTCGCCTTCCCGGACGGCATCCATCTCGAGGCTGCGCTCGATCCGGAGCGGCTGCGTAATCTGCGTGAAGTGTTCGACGTGCCGGATCTCGAGCTGATGGACGATTCCATCGTCAACGGCACCCACGAACTCAAGTCCGGCGAGCCGCGGCCGCTCGCGCTGTTTACCGCGCCGCGCGTGGATTATTCCCTGCACCGGCTGCGCCATTATACCGGTACGAGCCCGGAGCACTTCCAGAACTACGTCATCTTCACGAACTACCAGTTCTATATCGATCAGTTCGTGCTGCACGCCCAGGAGATGATGGCCGACCCAAATTCGGGATACGAAGCCTTCGTCGAGCCGGGCAACCGGGTGACGACCAACGTGCGCGCTGGCGGCGGAATCGAGGGCGAGGCGGTGCAGCGCCTGCCGCAGATGCCGGCCTACCATCTCAAGCGGGCGAACTCGTCCGGCATCACGATGGTCAATATCGGCGTCGGTCCGTCGAACGCGAAGACGATCACCGACCACGTTGCGGTGCTACGGCCCCATGCCTGGCTGATGCTCGGCCACTGCGCCGGCCTCAGGAACACTCAGAAGCTCGGCGATTATGTGCTTGCCCACGGCTATGTCCGCGAGGACCACGTGCTCGACGCCGATCTGCCGGTGTGGATCCCGGTGCCTCCGCTCGCCGAGGTGCAGGTCGCCCTCGAACAGGCGGTGGGCGAGGTGACCGGCCTCGATGGCTGGGAGCTCAAGAGCGTGATGCGCACGGGCACCGTCGCCACCATCGACAACCGCAATTGGGAGCTGCGCGATCACCGTGAGCCGGTGCAGCGCTTCAGCCAGAGCCGTGCCATCGCCCTCGACATGGAAAGCGCGACGATCGCGGCGAACGGCTTCCGCTTCCGCGTACCCTACGGCACGCTCTTGTGCGTTTCCGACAAGCCGCTGCACGGCGAGATCAAGCTGCCCGGCATGGCGGATGCGTTCTACCGCAGCCAGGTCGATCAGCACCTCCAGATCGGCATTCTCGCCATGGAGAAGCTGCGCGCCCTCGGCCTCGAGCGGCTGCACAGCCGCAAGCTGCGCTCCTTCACCGAGGTCGGCTTCCAATAA
- a CDS encoding superoxide dismutase, whose translation MAFELPELPYSYDALQPFMSAETLEFHHDKHHLAYVNNGNNLLKGTEFEGKSLEEIVKGSYGKNAGLFNNAGQHYNHIHFWKWMKKDGGGKSLPGKLAAAVDSDLGGYDKFRADFIAAGTTQFGSGWAWLAVKDGKLEIAKTPNGENPLVHGATPILGVDVWEHSYYIDYRNARPKYLEAFVDSLINWDYVLELYEKAV comes from the coding sequence ATGGCCTTCGAACTCCCCGAACTGCCTTATTCCTATGACGCGCTCCAGCCCTTCATGTCGGCGGAGACGCTCGAATTCCACCACGACAAGCACCACCTCGCCTACGTGAACAACGGCAACAACCTGCTGAAGGGTACGGAGTTCGAGGGCAAGAGCCTGGAAGAGATCGTGAAGGGCAGCTACGGCAAGAATGCCGGCCTCTTCAACAACGCGGGCCAGCACTACAACCACATCCACTTCTGGAAGTGGATGAAGAAGGACGGCGGCGGCAAGAGCCTGCCGGGCAAGCTCGCGGCGGCGGTCGACAGCGACCTCGGCGGCTACGACAAGTTCCGCGCCGACTTCATCGCCGCCGGCACCACCCAGTTCGGCTCCGGCTGGGCCTGGCTCGCCGTGAAGGACGGCAAGCTCGAGATCGCGAAGACGCCGAACGGCGAGAACCCCCTCGTCCACGGCGCCACGCCCATCCTCGGCGTCGACGTGTGGGAGCACTCCTATTACATCGACTACCGCAACGCCCGCCCGAAGTACCTCGAGGCGTTCGTCGACAGCCTGATCAACTGGGACTACGTCCTGGAGCTCTACGAAAAGGCCGTCTGA
- a CDS encoding cation diffusion facilitator family transporter, whose translation MDRTLRLALGSIAVGVAVFGLKYLAFAVTGSVALYSDALESIINVATAVAAFFAVRLSAVPPDDNHPYGHHKAEYLSAVTEGVLIIIAALAILREAYFGYLDPHPLDAAVEGLAINALASVINAGWCLVLFRYGRRWHSPALVADARHLWTDVVTSGGVIVGVALVAITGYTRLDSIIAALVALNILWSGWKLMRESIGGLMDEAPPPEVVNRVKEVISTHAAGALEAHDVRTRHAGRLTFIQFHLVVPGAMTVAESHALCDRIEAALHRDIEDSVITIHVEPEEKAKHPGGVPVL comes from the coding sequence ATGGACAGAACGCTCAGGCTTGCCCTCGGCAGCATTGCCGTGGGCGTCGCGGTCTTTGGACTCAAATATCTCGCGTTCGCCGTAACGGGCTCGGTGGCGCTGTATTCGGACGCCCTCGAGAGCATCATCAACGTGGCGACGGCGGTCGCCGCGTTCTTCGCGGTGCGCCTGAGCGCCGTGCCGCCGGACGACAATCACCCCTACGGTCATCACAAGGCGGAATATCTCTCGGCCGTCACCGAGGGCGTGCTCATCATCATCGCCGCGCTGGCAATTCTGCGCGAGGCCTATTTCGGCTATCTCGATCCGCACCCTCTCGATGCCGCGGTCGAAGGTCTGGCGATCAATGCGCTTGCCAGCGTGATCAATGCCGGCTGGTGCCTCGTCCTGTTCCGCTACGGCAGGCGCTGGCACTCGCCGGCGCTGGTCGCCGATGCCCGCCATCTTTGGACCGACGTCGTCACCTCGGGCGGCGTCATCGTCGGCGTCGCTCTCGTGGCCATCACCGGCTATACGCGCCTCGATTCGATCATCGCTGCGCTCGTCGCCCTCAACATCCTTTGGTCCGGGTGGAAGCTGATGCGGGAATCGATCGGCGGCTTGATGGACGAGGCGCCGCCGCCGGAGGTGGTGAACCGGGTCAAGGAGGTGATCTCCACCCACGCCGCCGGCGCGCTCGAAGCCCACGACGTGCGCACCCGCCATGCCGGCCGGCTCACCTTCATCCAGTTCCACCTGGTCGTCCCCGGCGCCATGACGGTCGCGGAATCCCATGCCCTTTGCGACCGCATCGAGGCGGCACTGCACAGGGACATCGAGGATTCCGTCATCACCATCCATGTGGAGCCGGAGGAGAAGGCGAAACACCCGGGCGGCGTGCCGGTGCTGTAG
- the pgeF gene encoding peptidoglycan editing factor PgeF, which translates to MAVAERSFAEAVEAPALVGLPGLRHGFFTRRGGVSDGLYGSLNIGIGSNDVRERVVENRARVAARLGVAPDRLVTPYQVHSPDVAVVRAPWSAEERPNVDAVVTDVPGLAIGVSTADCGPILFADAEAGVVGAAHAGWRGAFTGVIEATIAAMEQVGARRAAIVAVLGPTISRAAYEVGPEFIARFVEADSANAAWFTPSERDGHAMFDLPGYILSRLGKAGIGSAHDLGLCTYADEDRFFSFRRTTHRGEPDYGRLIAAIALQAA; encoded by the coding sequence ATGGCCGTCGCCGAACGCTCCTTCGCCGAAGCCGTCGAGGCGCCCGCGCTCGTCGGGCTTCCCGGCCTCCGCCACGGCTTCTTCACCCGGCGCGGTGGCGTCTCCGACGGTCTCTATGGCAGCCTCAATATCGGCATCGGTTCGAACGACGTGCGCGAGCGAGTGGTAGAGAACCGGGCGCGGGTCGCGGCGCGGCTCGGCGTCGCGCCGGACCGGCTGGTGACGCCCTATCAGGTCCATTCCCCCGACGTCGCCGTGGTGCGTGCGCCTTGGAGCGCCGAAGAGCGGCCGAACGTCGACGCTGTGGTGACCGACGTGCCGGGCCTCGCCATCGGCGTCTCGACGGCCGATTGCGGGCCGATCCTGTTCGCCGATGCCGAGGCGGGCGTCGTCGGCGCGGCCCATGCCGGCTGGCGCGGCGCCTTCACCGGGGTGATCGAGGCGACGATCGCAGCGATGGAACAGGTCGGCGCACGGCGGGCGGCAATCGTCGCCGTGCTCGGGCCGACCATCTCGCGCGCGGCTTACGAGGTCGGCCCGGAATTCATCGCCCGCTTCGTCGAGGCCGATTCCGCCAACGCCGCGTGGTTCACGCCGTCGGAGCGTGACGGCCACGCGATGTTCGACCTGCCCGGCTACATCCTGAGCCGCCTCGGCAAGGCCGGAATCGGCTCAGCCCACGATCTCGGGCTCTGCACCTATGCGGACGAGGACCGGTTCTTCTCCTTCCGCCGAACGACGCACCGCGGCGAACCGGACTACGGCCGGCTGATCGCTGCGATCGCCCTTCAGGCGGCCTGA